CAGTCCGCATGGACGAGACAAAAAATGGAGtcgaagaaaaaaagaaagacataatTTCCTGGTTTTTTTACCAATCCACCTCCAACTGTTGACTGTTGTGTTGAAAACTCAAACTGGGTCCCATGGAATGACTGAATGGTGCTGTCATTCAACCTACTAGAGATGAAAcaagtcaattaatcaattaattaacaaGCAACTATAATAAGCAATATTACAataagcaactattttgataacggATTAATTGTTTAGGttatttttcaatgttttatggactgttggtcagacaaaacaagcaatttgagtCTGTCAGTATCACATTTTTCACTACTTTGTAGcattaaacagacaaaaagatcAGTAAATGATCATATCAGTGTTTGTAAATGTAATCAGATTAAGAGTTATAGTCCTTCTATATGAAGTGTTATTATTCTGTCTACCTCTGTAATGGTGGAGTTCAGTGTGTAATCAGTGGTTTTCTGTGTTATGTTTTTCAGCTCGAGGGAACACCACAGTGTGCGCTGAGTTCAATTTTGCAGCAGATCCAGAAGCTGCGTACATTGTACTGAACGACTACCAGTGTCCCACCTACTTGGCCTGCTGGGAGTTTACCTGCCACAGCAAACTGTCCTGGGTAAGGCTGACTTTTATACATTTCAGCATATACACACAATAGATTCCCAATGCTTATTATACCATATAATGTTGCTGATAAGTAAAtgcaccaacaacaacaacatctggTTTTACAGGAGTTCTGTGACGCCTGGTTGGCGCAGGACACGGATAAAGCTCGCTTCATGGCACAGATCTTCCAGCATAGCCTCAAGGCGTCACAAAGTGAGCGCCACCAGAAAGAGTTTGTCGCTGGCACGGGTTTTGTTTCCTGTGACTCGTATGCCTTTGCAGCCGCTGTGGACGATTCATTCATCATAGAAAGTGACCAGTATCCGGTTAGCGTAGAGCTGGTGGGCACGCACACCAGAGGTATGATGATAGTAGATACTGTGGGCCTCCTGAAGAAGACTCACAAGGCTTACATCATGAAGAAGGTGGATTTAGAGAAGTTCAAGCAGATGATGATGGCTGCTTTGAAATAGCAGCTGTGAAAGTACTGAGGAGCGACCAcatcatctctctgtttttcattcttgCTCCCATCCACATATGTTACAAACGTTTTCTGTTGAATTGCTGACAA
This genomic interval from Thunnus thynnus chromosome 11, fThuThy2.1, whole genome shotgun sequence contains the following:
- the inpp4aa gene encoding inositol polyphosphate-4-phosphatase type I A isoform X5, with the translated sequence MNKKLLVDVDCGVDDAQAIMLALAAPNVELLGITCVHGNTTVENVCKNTLRILQACNKLEVPVFKGAAKPILGNCIDAGHFHGLDGLGDAPDPNAPGLDLVQKEGAVSAMIRIVNENPGEVSLVATAPLTNLALAVRIDPSLPSKLQGLYIMGGNTESRGNTTVCAEFNFAADPEAAYIVLNDYQCPTYLACWEFTCHSKLSWEFCDAWLAQDTDKARFMAQIFQHSLKASQSERHQKEFVAGTGFVSCDSYAFAAAVDDSFIIESDQYPVSVELVGTHTRGMMIVDTVGLLKKTHKAYIMKKVDLEKFKQMMMAALK